The following proteins are encoded in a genomic region of Actinomadura sp. NAK00032:
- a CDS encoding MerR family transcriptional regulator, which produces MSEDTSLGIGDLAALTGVPVRTIRFYCDEGLLEPARSAGGHRRFDAAAADRLRFVRRLRALGLGLPAVTSVLAGDRSLEEAVAAERRAVDAELAALAWRRASLRAVEQTPPADRAARLDLLAAVQDGPAARDVLLEFWRRRILVPLPDAAVREFLERSVPEPPADPTPRQVVAYAGMVAVANDRPLLREVRALGRVAADRVRDEPALITGLGEAAALAAPLVAAGGEPRPGPALDLFVAAHAAGRDERDTPRFRRDLLPAVAMEQDPRLRRYWTLFGEVTGEPATAGTINTWLVDALERDIAHTAA; this is translated from the coding sequence GTGAGCGAAGACACATCGCTGGGGATCGGCGATCTGGCGGCGCTGACCGGGGTGCCGGTGCGCACGATCCGCTTCTACTGCGACGAGGGACTCCTGGAGCCGGCGCGCAGCGCGGGCGGGCACCGGCGGTTCGACGCCGCGGCGGCGGACCGGCTCCGGTTCGTCCGGCGGCTGCGCGCCCTCGGTCTCGGCCTGCCCGCCGTCACGTCCGTCCTCGCCGGGGACCGCTCGCTGGAGGAGGCCGTCGCCGCGGAGCGGCGCGCGGTCGACGCCGAGCTGGCCGCGCTCGCCTGGCGCCGCGCCTCGCTCCGCGCCGTCGAGCAGACGCCCCCGGCGGACCGTGCCGCGCGCCTGGACCTGCTCGCCGCCGTCCAGGACGGCCCGGCCGCGCGGGACGTCCTGCTGGAGTTCTGGCGCCGCCGCATCCTGGTGCCGCTGCCGGACGCGGCGGTGCGCGAGTTCCTGGAGCGCAGCGTGCCGGAGCCGCCCGCCGATCCGACGCCCCGGCAGGTCGTCGCCTATGCCGGGATGGTCGCGGTGGCGAACGACCGGCCGCTGCTGCGCGAGGTGCGCGCCCTCGGCCGGGTGGCCGCCGACCGGGTGCGCGACGAGCCGGCCCTGATCACCGGCCTCGGCGAGGCGGCGGCGCTGGCCGCCCCGCTGGTCGCGGCGGGCGGCGAGCCCCGCCCCGGCCCCGCCCTCGACCTGTTCGTCGCGGCGCACGCGGCCGGCCGGGACGAGCGCGACACCCCGCGCTTCCGGCGCGACCTGCTGCCCGCCGTCGCCATGGAGCAGGACCCGCGGCTGCGCCGGTACTGGACGCTGTTCGGCGAGGTCACCGGCGAGCCCGCGACCGCCGGGACGATCAACACCTGGCTGGTCGACGCGCTCGAACGCGACATCGCGCACACCGCCGCCTGA
- a CDS encoding maleylpyruvate isomerase family mycothiol-dependent enzyme — translation MLEAGRYKEGLREHARGLAEAASGSDPSTRVPTCPEWTLQDLVGHVGQGYLWAADLVRTGGTDVIDGLPRTVPDSPAAWPAWLRDGAEQLIAAVEAKPDETVDHPLLGAWPTVMWLRRMANETAVHHADAALAAGTPFTVAPGLAGDVITEFLGLLTAPTAAAQKPELAELRGTGETLRLRPAEPSLPGWLITRMPDGPVFEEGAGEGASGADMTVAGPVQELLLVFARRLAPADAAGLKVTGDASLLDHWLAHTAV, via the coding sequence GTGCTGGAGGCAGGACGCTACAAGGAGGGCCTGCGCGAGCATGCCCGGGGGCTCGCGGAGGCCGCATCGGGCTCCGACCCGTCCACGCGGGTGCCGACCTGTCCGGAGTGGACGCTGCAGGACCTGGTCGGTCACGTCGGCCAGGGGTACCTGTGGGCGGCCGACCTGGTGCGGACCGGCGGCACCGACGTCATCGACGGCCTGCCCCGCACGGTGCCGGACTCCCCCGCCGCCTGGCCTGCCTGGCTGCGCGACGGCGCGGAGCAGCTGATCGCCGCGGTCGAGGCCAAGCCGGACGAGACCGTCGACCACCCGCTGCTCGGAGCGTGGCCGACCGTCATGTGGCTGCGCCGGATGGCGAACGAGACCGCCGTCCACCACGCCGACGCGGCGCTGGCCGCGGGGACGCCGTTCACGGTGGCGCCCGGCCTCGCCGGCGACGTGATCACCGAGTTCCTCGGGCTGCTGACGGCGCCGACGGCGGCCGCGCAGAAGCCGGAGCTGGCGGAGCTGCGCGGGACGGGCGAGACGCTGCGGCTGCGCCCGGCGGAGCCGTCCCTGCCGGGGTGGCTGATCACCCGCATGCCGGACGGGCCCGTCTTCGAGGAGGGGGCCGGGGAGGGTGCGAGCGGTGCGGACATGACGGTTGCCGGGCCCGTCCAGGAGCTGCTGCTGGTGTTCGCCCGGCGGCTCGCCCCGGCGGACGCGGCCGGGCTGAAGGTGACGGGTGACGCGTCCCTGCTGGACCACTGGCTCGCCCACACGGCGGTCTAG
- a CDS encoding YceI family protein produces the protein MGAEVSDLEAGRWSIDPVHSEITFTIRHLMTTVRGSFLDFGGEVVIGADPLDSTARAEIRMGSIDTRSAERDEHVRSADFLDVRRHPVMTFTGTGIERAAVGRRARSPRYHLDGELTIKDVTRPVRLLTEFHGVGADPWGGTRAGFTATAAISRRDFGIEFNVPLQGDRVMLGDEITIGLEIQAVLATADTPA, from the coding sequence ATGGGTGCCGAGGTTTCCGACCTCGAAGCCGGCCGCTGGAGCATCGATCCGGTCCACTCCGAGATCACGTTCACGATCCGGCACCTGATGACCACGGTGCGGGGCTCGTTCCTCGACTTCGGGGGCGAGGTCGTGATCGGCGCGGACCCGCTGGACTCCACCGCCCGCGCGGAGATCCGGATGGGCTCGATCGACACCCGCAGCGCCGAGCGGGACGAGCACGTCCGCTCCGCCGACTTCCTGGACGTGCGGCGCCACCCCGTGATGACGTTCACCGGCACCGGGATCGAGCGCGCCGCCGTCGGCCGTCGCGCCCGCTCGCCCCGCTACCACCTGGACGGCGAGCTGACGATCAAGGACGTGACCCGCCCCGTCCGGCTGCTGACCGAGTTCCACGGCGTCGGCGCCGACCCGTGGGGCGGCACCCGCGCGGGCTTCACCGCGACGGCCGCCATCAGCCGCCGCGACTTCGGCATCGAGTTCAACGTCCCGCTGCAGGGCGACCGGGTCATGCTCGGCGACGAGATCACCATCGGGCTGGAGATCCAGGCCGTCCTCGCCACGGCGGACACCCCCGCCTGA
- a CDS encoding universal stress protein translates to MIGEHVLAGYVPDAGGREALDLALGIVALTGGRLSVATVHPPDLPAAAGEARAALDQLADQLDDQPADLLVQEGRSVGRGLTVLASRIGADLIVVGSPEGGARGRIGVGAAADHLLHSATEAVMLAPSGYAPPDEPSRITVMYVRRPQCEEAVIRAAQAAERLEVPLRLVTLAVGDVAGDPLRDDLALAIRLALDSADLLPEEVSAELAEGDDVADALDDVDWTEGELLVCASSEDAAAHRVFLGEIALKVLRAAPCPVTVLPRGYY, encoded by the coding sequence ATGATCGGTGAACACGTCCTGGCCGGCTACGTCCCCGACGCGGGCGGCCGGGAGGCGCTGGACCTCGCGCTCGGCATCGTCGCGCTGACCGGCGGCCGGCTCAGCGTGGCGACCGTCCACCCGCCGGACCTGCCGGCCGCCGCCGGCGAGGCCCGGGCCGCGCTGGACCAACTCGCCGACCAGCTGGACGACCAGCCCGCCGACCTGCTCGTCCAGGAGGGCCGCAGCGTCGGGCGCGGGCTGACCGTGCTGGCCAGCCGGATCGGCGCCGACCTGATCGTCGTCGGCTCCCCCGAGGGCGGCGCCCGCGGCCGGATCGGCGTCGGCGCCGCCGCCGACCACCTGCTGCACTCGGCGACCGAGGCCGTGATGCTCGCCCCGTCCGGCTACGCCCCGCCGGACGAGCCGAGCCGGATCACGGTCATGTACGTCCGGCGGCCGCAGTGCGAGGAGGCCGTGATCCGCGCCGCCCAGGCCGCCGAGCGCCTGGAGGTGCCGCTCCGCCTGGTCACCCTCGCCGTCGGGGACGTGGCCGGCGACCCGCTCCGCGACGACCTGGCGCTCGCCATCCGGCTCGCCCTCGACTCGGCCGACCTGCTGCCGGAGGAGGTGTCCGCCGAGCTCGCCGAGGGCGACGACGTGGCCGACGCGCTGGACGACGTGGACTGGACCGAGGGCGAGCTGCTCGTGTGCGCGTCCAGCGAGGACGCCGCCGCCCACCGCGTCTTCCTGGGCGAGATCGCACTCAAGGTGCTGCGCGCGGCGCCGTGTCCGGTCACGGTCCTCCCGCGTGGCTACTACTGA
- a CDS encoding CHAP domain-containing protein: MDPIGKKLLDIAKTELGYTEKGDGYTKFGEWYRKNVDGDHDEYFSTAPWCDMFLAWAADKADVTDQAGQFASTVDHAQWFKKNDAWGHDPEPGAIVFYDWTGSGDIDQIDHVGIVEKVDGRTLHTIEGNADGYKLMRKTRDTDAVVGYGYPSKIKVEAKYAPRHAAPAPTVDKVGAPVTGANTHEAEHSAPAEQLPAQDVVLGGILAFILCGTVALAAGRAAAAKAPTTPPIRVRKRGKHHRPSTPVALPADVTPADLDAADAGTTLMPALSLAAARDAEDREFWGRIAHLEEDKELDFWNTLHADLTDSEAAPYASTPGFR; the protein is encoded by the coding sequence ATGGACCCGATCGGCAAGAAGCTGCTCGACATCGCCAAGACGGAACTCGGCTACACCGAGAAGGGCGACGGGTACACCAAGTTCGGCGAGTGGTACCGCAAGAACGTCGACGGCGACCACGACGAGTACTTCTCCACCGCCCCCTGGTGCGACATGTTCCTCGCCTGGGCCGCCGACAAGGCCGACGTCACCGACCAGGCCGGGCAGTTCGCCTCCACCGTCGACCACGCCCAGTGGTTCAAGAAGAACGACGCCTGGGGCCACGACCCCGAACCCGGTGCCATCGTCTTCTACGACTGGACCGGCTCCGGCGACATCGACCAGATCGACCACGTCGGCATCGTCGAGAAGGTCGACGGCCGCACCCTCCACACCATCGAGGGCAACGCCGACGGCTACAAGCTCATGCGCAAGACCCGCGACACGGACGCCGTCGTCGGCTACGGCTACCCGTCCAAGATCAAGGTCGAGGCCAAGTACGCCCCCAGGCACGCCGCCCCCGCGCCCACCGTCGACAAGGTCGGCGCCCCCGTCACCGGCGCCAACACCCACGAGGCCGAGCACAGCGCCCCCGCCGAGCAGCTCCCGGCCCAGGACGTCGTCCTCGGCGGCATCCTCGCCTTCATCCTCTGCGGCACCGTCGCCCTCGCCGCCGGCCGCGCCGCCGCCGCCAAGGCCCCCACCACGCCGCCCATCCGCGTCCGCAAGCGCGGCAAGCACCACCGCCCGTCCACCCCCGTCGCCCTCCCCGCCGACGTCACCCCCGCCGACCTCGACGCCGCCGACGCCGGCACCACCCTCATGCCCGCCCTCTCCCTCGCCGCCGCGCGCGACGCCGAGGACCGCGAGTTCTGGGGCCGCATCGCCCACCTCGAAGAGGACAAGGAACTCGACTTCTGGAACACCCTGCACGCCGACCTCACCGACTCCGAAGCCGCTCCGTACGCGAGCACTCCAGGATTCCGCTAG
- a CDS encoding TetR/AcrR family transcriptional regulator, with the protein MANAIHRQRIVDVATRLFSELGYDGTSMRLIADATGTDPAAIVEAVGDKRALYLEVMDQAFESERTMLEAVVSQAEPGRAAVHRIVDAYLDFHVAHPNRSLWAHRWVDDAADITELEDRYARPLLHLTARKIRDAVPPDVNPYYLLGTMIWCVHGFLGSGVLGPSAGMRRSDDPETVAAFRQHLHVLMDRLLAPQ; encoded by the coding sequence ATGGCTAATGCCATCCACCGGCAGCGGATCGTCGACGTGGCGACCCGCCTGTTCAGTGAACTCGGCTATGACGGCACGTCCATGCGGCTCATCGCGGACGCCACGGGCACCGACCCCGCGGCGATCGTCGAGGCCGTGGGCGACAAGCGCGCGCTCTACCTGGAGGTGATGGACCAGGCCTTCGAGTCCGAACGGACCATGCTCGAAGCGGTCGTGTCGCAGGCCGAACCGGGCCGGGCCGCCGTCCACCGGATCGTCGACGCCTACCTGGACTTCCACGTGGCGCACCCGAACCGGTCCCTGTGGGCGCACCGCTGGGTCGACGACGCCGCCGACATCACCGAACTGGAGGACCGCTACGCCCGGCCACTGCTGCACCTGACCGCCCGCAAGATCCGCGACGCGGTACCGCCGGACGTCAACCCCTACTACCTGCTGGGCACGATGATCTGGTGCGTCCACGGCTTCCTGGGCTCAGGCGTCCTAGGCCCCTCCGCCGGCATGCGCAGATCCGACGACCCCGAAACAGTGGCCGCCTTCCGCCAGCACCTCCACGTCCTGATGGACCGCCTGCTAGCCCCCCAGTAG
- a CDS encoding DUF6230 family protein, producing the protein MLVPSLGALGVLGVGMAQGTVPVSFALSGRRMQVSADRLSGQGFGLYPAVVRSADGERHQVLSLTMRSAAVYGLCQSSVVDTPLGRYVVRLSSREPSQVKGLTISARSIDADVEFGSLVLNKDARALGGGAGDYGVGALGFTVRNVKVDSWMVTGGTFQVTGLKVAIGRDVPTCF; encoded by the coding sequence ATGCTCGTTCCCTCGCTGGGCGCGTTGGGCGTGCTCGGGGTGGGGATGGCGCAGGGGACGGTGCCCGTGTCGTTCGCGCTGTCGGGGCGGCGGATGCAGGTCTCCGCCGACCGGCTGTCCGGGCAGGGGTTCGGGCTGTACCCGGCCGTGGTGCGCTCGGCGGACGGTGAACGGCACCAGGTGCTGTCGCTGACGATGCGGTCGGCCGCCGTCTACGGGCTGTGCCAGTCGTCGGTCGTGGACACCCCGCTCGGGCGTTACGTCGTGCGGCTCAGCAGTCGGGAGCCGTCGCAGGTGAAGGGGCTGACGATCTCGGCCCGGAGCATCGACGCCGACGTCGAGTTCGGCTCGCTGGTGCTCAACAAGGACGCGCGGGCGCTGGGCGGTGGTGCCGGTGACTACGGGGTGGGGGCCCTGGGGTTCACGGTGCGGAATGTGAAGGTCGACTCCTGGATGGTGACCGGTGGGACGTTCCAGGTGACGGGGCTGAAGGTCGCCATCGGGCGGGACGTCCCGACATGCTTTTGA
- a CDS encoding DUF6114 domain-containing protein, giving the protein MLLTQWRRARPFGASCLVAAAGVEILLVPVAGVGLVVNGGVGGYAGFLVGVFLIAMGAGLCWGGPRDVIAVLVVMAALAAFVLTNLGGLLLGSLMAIVGAAWGFAWTPPVIRA; this is encoded by the coding sequence ATGCTTTTGACGCAGTGGCGGCGTGCGCGGCCGTTCGGGGCGAGTTGCCTGGTCGCGGCGGCCGGTGTGGAGATCCTGCTGGTGCCGGTGGCGGGTGTGGGGCTGGTGGTGAACGGCGGTGTGGGCGGGTACGCGGGCTTCCTCGTGGGGGTGTTCCTGATCGCGATGGGCGCGGGGCTGTGCTGGGGCGGTCCGCGCGATGTCATCGCGGTACTGGTGGTGATGGCCGCGCTGGCCGCGTTCGTGCTGACGAACCTGGGCGGGCTGCTGCTCGGGTCGCTGATGGCGATCGTCGGCGCGGCCTGGGGCTTCGCCTGGACGCCGCCGGTCATTCGAGCATGA
- a CDS encoding alpha/beta fold hydrolase: MSFFPGYRFDSHWFTHPGANGLDQHYVDEGDGPPVLFVHGNPTWSYMWRRPVLALRDRFRCIAPDHIGMGLSDKPGGDRYAHTLAARIDDLDALTTHLITDQGAPATGWTLVMHDWGGPIGMGWAARHPGRVSRLVVLNTAAFPNPHGARVRSALRVPFRVLRGPRLGDRLFLRHNAFLRLATLPPCGVRRPLPRAVRAAYLAPSDQPGGRLAIQRFVQDIPLGPGDPSWPLLCGIGDSLGRFADLPALIAWGRHDPVFDPAFLREWRTRLPGARVRLYPHAGHLVVEDAGDDLLIALRRFMLE, encoded by the coding sequence GTGAGCTTCTTCCCCGGCTACCGGTTCGACTCGCACTGGTTCACCCATCCCGGCGCGAACGGCCTCGACCAGCACTACGTGGACGAGGGGGACGGGCCGCCGGTGCTCTTCGTCCACGGGAACCCCACCTGGAGCTACATGTGGCGCCGCCCCGTGCTGGCGCTGCGCGACCGGTTCCGGTGCATCGCGCCCGACCACATCGGCATGGGCCTGTCCGACAAGCCCGGCGGCGACCGCTACGCCCACACCCTCGCCGCGCGCATCGACGACCTCGACGCCCTCACCACCCACCTCATCACCGACCAGGGCGCCCCCGCGACCGGCTGGACGCTGGTGATGCACGACTGGGGCGGGCCGATCGGCATGGGCTGGGCCGCCCGGCATCCGGGGCGCGTGTCCCGGCTGGTCGTCCTCAACACGGCGGCCTTCCCCAACCCCCACGGCGCCCGGGTCCGCTCCGCCCTCCGGGTCCCGTTCCGGGTGCTGCGCGGACCCCGCCTCGGCGACCGCCTCTTCCTGCGGCACAACGCGTTCCTCCGGCTGGCGACCCTCCCGCCCTGCGGCGTCCGCAGGCCGCTCCCGCGCGCCGTCCGGGCCGCCTACCTGGCGCCCTCGGACCAGCCGGGCGGACGCCTGGCGATCCAGCGCTTCGTCCAGGACATCCCGCTCGGGCCAGGCGATCCGTCCTGGCCGCTGCTGTGCGGGATCGGCGACTCCCTCGGCCGGTTCGCCGACCTCCCGGCGCTGATCGCCTGGGGACGCCACGACCCCGTCTTCGACCCGGCGTTCCTGCGCGAATGGCGGACCCGGCTACCCGGCGCCCGCGTCCGCCTCTACCCGCACGCCGGTCACCTCGTCGTGGAGGACGCCGGCGACGACCTGCTGATCGCGCTGCGCCGCTTCATGCTCGAATGA
- a CDS encoding NAD-dependent epimerase/dehydratase family protein encodes MRVLVTGGGGFLGAAVCRRLAVRGDIVHALQRRRSRELDDLGVVQHLADIRDRDAVLAAADWCDAVVHCAAKAGVGGRRREYEQVNVDGTRHVLAACARVGARLVYTSSPSVVHDGHDLEGADESLPYARRFRAHYPRTKAAAEGLVLGAAGRGIPAAALRPHLIWGPGDPHFLPGLAAAGSRLRLIGAADKTIDTVYIDNAADAHVLALDRLAPGSPLNGRAYFITQDEPAPFGHWINGLLKAAGLPPVTRRVPVAPAILAAAALELLFGLPGVRAEPPLTRFLVGQASTAHWFDISAARRDLGYTPSVSTAQGLARLADHLAEHPLGAVR; translated from the coding sequence ATGAGAGTCCTGGTCACCGGAGGCGGCGGGTTCCTGGGCGCGGCGGTCTGCCGGCGGCTGGCGGTGCGCGGCGACATCGTCCACGCCCTGCAGCGCCGCCGCTCCCGCGAGCTGGACGACCTCGGCGTCGTCCAGCACCTGGCCGACATCCGCGACCGGGACGCGGTCCTGGCCGCCGCCGACTGGTGCGACGCGGTCGTGCACTGCGCGGCCAAGGCCGGGGTCGGTGGGCGGCGCCGCGAGTACGAGCAGGTCAACGTGGACGGGACCCGGCATGTCCTGGCGGCGTGCGCGCGCGTCGGCGCCCGCCTGGTCTACACGTCCTCGCCCAGCGTGGTGCACGACGGACACGACCTGGAGGGCGCGGACGAGTCCCTGCCCTACGCCCGCCGTTTCCGGGCGCACTACCCGCGCACCAAGGCCGCCGCCGAGGGGCTCGTCCTGGGCGCCGCCGGACGGGGGATCCCCGCCGCCGCGCTGCGCCCCCACCTCATCTGGGGCCCGGGCGACCCGCACTTCCTCCCGGGCCTGGCCGCCGCGGGCTCCCGCCTGCGCCTGATCGGGGCGGCGGACAAGACCATCGACACCGTCTACATCGACAACGCCGCCGACGCCCACGTCCTCGCCCTGGACAGGCTCGCCCCGGGCTCGCCGCTCAACGGACGCGCCTACTTCATCACCCAGGACGAACCGGCCCCCTTCGGACACTGGATCAACGGACTCCTGAAGGCCGCAGGGCTTCCACCGGTGACCCGCCGCGTGCCGGTGGCACCGGCGATCCTGGCGGCCGCCGCCCTCGAACTGCTCTTCGGCCTGCCCGGCGTGCGCGCCGAACCGCCGCTGACCCGGTTCCTGGTCGGGCAGGCGTCCACGGCGCACTGGTTCGACATCTCCGCGGCCCGCCGCGACCTCGGCTACACCCCTTCCGTCAGCACCGCGCAGGGATTGGCGCGCCTCGCCGATCACCTGGCCGAGCATCCCCTGGGAGCAGTCAGGTGA
- a CDS encoding fatty acid CoA ligase family protein, with protein sequence MIQERSPAVSPLYLRAGWWRHRRPDAVACRRPDGEATTFAQLSELVAETAAALARAGVGEGTRTAVMVPPGPELWAAVLALARLRAVPVLVDPGLPFGEIRRCLRRAEPEAYIAIPRAQAARLVLGWARSARVVVTVGPRWLTWGAGMDALREAAAGDPRHWPEPRMDDVALIGYTSGSTGPPKGVPLRHRQLAAQVDALDALDVLSPGSVMLSAFAPFALAATAFGAAALVPDTDPRHPGRADPAALSAAVLRHGATAMFAPPALLDRLARHCLDRGIVLEPLRHVLAAGAPLPAGTRERMRAVIRDRARLLSVYGATECLPVAAIESREHAGTDAATAAGAGTCLGEPLPGVRVRVIPVTDGAVRRWSDDLPVPAGALGEIAVSAPMVADPYLDDPAATELARIPDGRRDWHRTGDLGRIDDEGRLWFAGRKSERVRTGRGDLCTEEVEPLFADVPGLRRAALVGVGPAGAQRPVLVVEPVPELGRRERPGLIAAVLDAAGERAPAAGIRDVLVHRDLPMDARHHSKIRRHELARWAARKLEGRGR encoded by the coding sequence GTGATCCAGGAGCGGTCCCCGGCCGTCAGCCCGCTGTACCTGCGCGCCGGATGGTGGCGCCACCGGCGGCCGGACGCGGTCGCCTGCCGCCGCCCCGACGGCGAGGCGACGACGTTCGCGCAGCTGTCGGAACTGGTCGCCGAGACCGCGGCGGCGCTGGCCCGCGCCGGGGTGGGCGAGGGCACGCGCACGGCGGTGATGGTGCCGCCGGGCCCGGAGCTCTGGGCGGCCGTCCTGGCGCTGGCCCGCCTGCGGGCCGTCCCGGTCCTGGTGGATCCGGGCCTGCCGTTCGGTGAGATCCGCCGGTGCCTGCGGCGGGCCGAGCCCGAGGCGTACATCGCGATACCGCGCGCCCAGGCCGCACGACTGGTGCTCGGCTGGGCCAGAAGCGCGCGCGTCGTGGTGACCGTCGGCCCCCGATGGCTCACCTGGGGAGCCGGCATGGACGCCCTGCGCGAGGCCGCGGCCGGCGACCCGCGGCACTGGCCGGAGCCGCGGATGGACGACGTCGCGCTGATCGGCTACACCTCCGGCTCGACCGGGCCGCCGAAGGGGGTGCCGCTGCGGCACCGGCAGCTGGCCGCGCAGGTGGACGCGCTCGACGCGCTGGACGTCCTGTCGCCCGGCTCGGTGATGCTGTCGGCGTTCGCGCCGTTCGCCCTGGCCGCGACGGCGTTCGGCGCCGCCGCGCTCGTCCCGGACACCGACCCGCGGCATCCCGGCCGGGCCGACCCGGCCGCGCTGAGCGCCGCCGTCCTGCGCCACGGGGCGACGGCCATGTTCGCGCCGCCCGCGCTGCTGGACCGGCTGGCCCGCCACTGCCTGGACCGCGGGATCGTCCTGGAGCCGCTGCGGCACGTCCTCGCCGCGGGCGCGCCGCTGCCCGCCGGCACCCGCGAGCGGATGCGCGCGGTGATCCGCGACCGGGCGCGGCTGCTGTCGGTGTACGGGGCCACCGAGTGCCTGCCGGTCGCGGCGATCGAGAGCCGCGAGCACGCCGGCACCGACGCGGCCACCGCCGCCGGGGCCGGGACCTGCCTGGGCGAGCCGCTGCCCGGCGTCCGGGTCCGTGTCATCCCCGTCACCGACGGCGCGGTCCGCCGCTGGAGCGACGACCTGCCCGTGCCCGCCGGCGCCCTCGGGGAGATCGCCGTGTCGGCCCCGATGGTCGCCGACCCCTACCTGGACGACCCGGCCGCGACCGAACTGGCCCGCATCCCCGACGGCCGCCGCGACTGGCACCGCACCGGCGACCTGGGCCGCATCGACGACGAGGGCCGGCTGTGGTTCGCGGGCCGCAAGTCCGAGCGCGTCCGGACCGGCCGCGGGGACCTGTGCACCGAGGAGGTCGAACCGCTGTTCGCCGACGTCCCGGGCCTGCGGCGGGCCGCACTGGTCGGCGTCGGCCCCGCGGGCGCGCAGCGGCCGGTGCTCGTCGTCGAACCGGTGCCCGAACTCGGCCGCCGGGAGCGTCCCGGCCTCATCGCGGCGGTCCTGGACGCGGCGGGGGAGCGCGCACCGGCCGCTGGGATCCGCGACGTCCTGGTGCACCGCGACCTGCCCATGGACGCCCGCCACCACAGCAAGATCCGCCGCCACGAGCTGGCCCGCTGGGCCGCCCGCAAGCTGGAGGGGCGCGGCCGATGA